A stretch of DNA from Babesia bovis T2Bo chromosome 2, whole genome shotgun sequence:
TGGCGGCCGTGGTGTTGCTGTCACAGGCGCTTTCCAAGTTTACGATTTACCTAGTGGATCGCCACCCGAATAACGGAGACCTCATAGCCTGCGTCCTGGTGTTGATGCTACTGCTGCGCAAGAACTATGGCAAAGGGACTGGAGACGAGCTTTTGGAGGCTATTCTCAATATTATAGTGTTCCTCGATGCCCAGGTGCCTCTGGTTGAGCGATTCAGTTTGCCGCATAGTGATCGTATCCCAGATGACCCTGGACTTACTCGGGTCTGCACTCAGATCTTCCAGGAGGCAGTTAACACCAGCCCCGAGAAACTATCAAAGTCGATTGTCGAGCACCAGAGGTCAGCGTTTGACCATGGTATAACTACACGTGCGGTTATCATGCTATCGTTTTATGCCGCCATCAGCTGCAAATACTACCACCTCATGAAACTAGTTCTGGCCATTGAATATAGCCACGTACTACGTGCTATGCGTGATAGTTCGCGTTTGATAACCCTGATGGCCATCAGCTTGCTTTACAATAAAGTAAAATCCAAGTACATCGCAGATCTCGAGAAGCTGTACTTCCTCAATGTCAACCTGCTGTCTGACTTTGAGTCTAGTTCAAAGGAACACCATCGCAAATCACGCAAAAGGGCTGGCGCCAGCAGCGATACTGGGAGCTCCCAGTCGTCGGGTGACGGTTCAACGCCACCCGACGACTGCATAAACATGGTATCGAAATACCTGGACGAAGCGCCTTTGCGCCTGGATCTTAACAGCGCTGCCTTTGCCGAGCCGGAGCTGCATTATGGCAGTTCAACGGGAGTTAAATGCTTTGAGGATAGTGTTATACTCTATGCAGTCCAGTTCTTCTCCAAGGTTAAGTCAAGCCAAGTCGTTGATATACTGACGAACCATATCGCCACTTTGTATAAGGGGTCCCAGAGCGCAAAAAGTTGCAAGGTAATGTCACTGCACGAGAGCACGCGCCTGCTACTGCGGGTTGCCATAGCCACGCTGCAGGAGTATGGCGCGGCGGGAGCAGCGCAATTCATAGTACCCCGGATATACGAGTTCCTCAATGCCGTGCTTGAAATGTCACTGGATGCAATATGCACCAACGACAAAAAGTGGAATGATGCCACAGTGCGCTGGAAGGTGTTCACCAATGCAGTGTTCACACTCCGCGCAATCGGTGCTTGCGTGGCATCCTGGGATTCCAAGCAGGTATCGGTACCGGACATGTGCTTAAACCGGTGGCTACCAACACTGGGCAAGGCCGTGAACGCATTTGACCACATGGAGGGCGCTGAAGTACAAACGTGGTCGGATACACTCCGAGATACATTCGTGCATCTCGTGGCATCATGCTCAGATGATGCCGATCGCATTGAAAACGTACTCTCTAACGGGCTTGTGTCGTCATCTGAGCTTTGCAAGTGCCAGGTGCTGGGTATATTGATATCACTGTGGGAAAAGGTAAGCTTCCACCTGGGCTCCACAGTGGTCAACGTAATGCCAGTGCTGGGCGAACTTGCCGATGACGAGTCTGCGGAAGTACAGAGACTGGCAGAACTGCTGAACGATAAGATACAGACGTTCCTCAACATGTGAGTGAGCACTGTATAGACCTGGAGGTCAATCACGCTTGGACGTGGTATCATGCCAGTAGTCACTAGAGTGACACAGACTTATGTGACTCTTTCTATAGATTGAGCTGTTTAAATTTTAAATTGTTAGTGGCTATACTGAGTATAGGTGATTGACGCACGCTAGACACTAGTAACAAATGGCGGTGTAATTCATATCTGCAAGAGTACAGTGTTAAACACTAGTTATACCTCTAGCCTAAATGGATTACATAAGTACATCCCTTAGACTATAACTAACATTGACTTGACAAGTCCTTGAGAGCGGATTTCATAGACTCCCTCATACGCTTAGCAGCGGATTCTAACTGCTCAGTCTGCTTACGGTGCCAGTTGTTACCGATATTGACCTGCTTAATCTTAGAGGTAGCCTTAGAAAGCACACGCTGCAGCAGTCGTTGGTGAGCATCAATAACCGCATTGGCATCATGCTTAATTTGATTAATAACCTGCGATGAAGTGGGACTAGGGCAACGAATTACTATGAGGTCGCCCTCGTCAGAATGTAAAGACCAGCTTTCACGAGCAAGCGTGAGCTCCCTTACAACACGACTCTTTAGCTTTGTATCGAATACGTGTACGTGGGCCACAATGGGCGATTTCACAACAATATGAGCCAAGTCGCCAAGGGGCTTGCCACTGATATCCATTGACTCAAGCTCATCAAGAACTAGGCCACACGGTTTAAGGGAACTGATAGCAGCAAGCGCATCGCGTTCGATTTCCGCAATCTGGCTTAAATATTCATCAATGTCAAACAACTCAACATCTTCATCAGGGCAATCTTCCTGGATCCTAGCTACGCCCTTGCCCTTTGGGGCCTTTTTTGACTTGGAGGCAAACGATAGTACCTGGCACCGATGAAGTAGAGTAGGGCCAGATAGGACACGGAAAATACCACGTGATACTTGTAGACGCCCTAGTAGGGACCTCAAGATCATAATGGAGCCCATGCTACACCTTGAATGTAGGTTCGTATTCAGGCACCTGACCGTGGTAAGATGATTGAGGTTTCACCTCACGACCACTGAAGACGGGGTACTTGTAAGTCCTACGCTCTACACGGTATACACCGTTGTCATCCAAAAACAAACGATTAGCCAATACGGGGTTCTTCTTAGCAACCGGTCTTGGCACAGTAAACAACTTGTTGTTTACAATGGGACCCTTAAATGATACCAAAATGTTATCAACAGAATTTGAATGAGCATAATAACCAGTGGCCCTCCAAGCACAAAGGCAACGATAGGATGACTTGGAACAAGGTAAACTGCAACGAGATCCACAAGGACCTTCCTCCTGGTAACGCAAACTCTGAGAATGACGCAATATACGGCGCGATTCTAATTTAGCCAATGCCGCAGTCAATAGAAATCGACCTGCGTTACGCCAATCTAGAGGAAAACGAGGTATAAGTGCTGATGGAACCTGGATAGTTATCAGAAGAATATAGGCGACCTTACCTTAGTAGTGGGATATACAGGGTCATACAGATCCTTCTTGTGCAAGTGGTTACCTTTTTAATATAAgaataatacacataaaCATACCGCGATAACCAATGGGACGACGCCCAGGAGGAGCTGTTGGTAATGGCGCAAGCTGCTCCTTACTAGGCTTTGTTGAAGTGAAACGCCTAGAAAAAACACAACGCCATAAAACCATCCTAGACAGATGTTAATCCATGGCTCAGCAAGAAGAGATCAGTGGTGTATAAACTCTAGTACTACAAGGATTCCACTGTGTTATTAGAAATACTACCTAAATAAACTATgtagtgatatataatttctATTCAAGCATAATATGACCAGAGTAAAATGTACATCACCCGGGGTGTGTAAGGCAAAGTAATCTGGAAGACAGCTACACACATTATAATATAGCTCATACATTAGTGATGAGAAGTCACCTTTTGGCGGTTTATTATCTCGTGACCTATACGACCCTGGCTGTAAGCGTTGATCAAGTGTGTTAGCCTAGTTTGAGACAGAAGCACGGGACCAAATACGTTGAGGTGCAAATCCTTGTTACCATAACGGTCAGAATACAAACTGGGCACCATGCACTTACGACCCTTGTCCACCAAAAGAAGGAAGCAGTAGTACGGAGCGATAAAGATACATTGACCGCCGCCACAAACACGAGTGTGAGCCTCGAACTCGCGCAAGTATATGGACGATAATAAACCAGGGTGGAACTTTGTGCTCCTGCCACCTATATGTTTCAAGGGGCCTAGAATCCCTGGCTGCCTGCTACGTTGACAACATTGACTCAGGTAACATATCGTACTGCCACAAAGAAGACAGACCAGTGGAATTGCCGGAGGTAAACCGCAATTAGCACATGACCGAAGTGACGTACGTTCAATAAGGGACCATGCATCAGGAGATAGGTTGCGATGAAAATCCACATAGTTGTATCCTGCCACTAAAGGAGCACACGTTTCGTGACCAGTGGCACGGATCATGGCAAGCTTGCTACGAGTGTCTTCACCTACCATACGAATACACTCGTCCACTACAAGATCGCAATATGTATTGAGACTTGTACACTCCGATAAAAGGTCGTAACGTGCTTTGCCAGAATGCAAATGAGCGTAGGATACCTTAGTACGAACTTCTTCGTCGATGTCCCATACGTTGAACACCGTCCAAAAACCAATGTCTAGTAACAAGTTAACCCTAGGGAACAACTCATCCAAAAATGAATCGATGTCAGGCTTAAAGTCACGGTGAAGGTAACCCCTAACGCGTACCGAGTCGTAAACACAATTAGCAACCTGACGAGCAAAGTCCAATACGCTCCCAGAGCTCACTAATTGTAAGAAGCAAGATGATAAATCAGAGTCAGTAAAATCCAAAAGGTGACGTTCATAAGGAACTAGGTGACGAAGTACCTCGAAAAATGCAACGTTCCAATGACCACGGTAACCCTCCTCGTTCATACGCCTTAAAAAGTCAACGCCAATGTAGCGGCGTTCAGGCTCACTAGTGCTACTAGAGCATTCACGCACAATGGGCGAGCAGCCCTTGGCAAAAACTATCTTAGATGTCAACTCGTCCTCAATCACGTCAGTTTTTATCACACAATCCTcgtaaacgtcactagatAACATTTTCAAAATTGAGTCGAATTCATCGTCTTCAACACCGTTGTCAATGATGTAGTAAACACGACGGAAGGCAACCAATGTCTTGACGATATCGTGGATGTAACCACGTACCTGTTGAGACATGCTGCCATCCGGGCGATCTGGTAATGGATGTGTAAAAGAAGAAACCACTTCATGGTGGAAGTGCTGCATACCAAGGGCTAAATTAAGCTCTAATGATCCGGGTGATGGACTGGTATCTTCAAACTCTCCACGGTATATATCCTGTATCCCAGTTGTCACTATATCAGGAGTAACTTTACCCATGTTGTATAATCGGAATTCAGTCTCGTGATCACTGAACCCTAGCCATTGAACACGAGATAACAGGTCAACAGGAAATTCAGCAATGTCCATGTACTCCAAAAGATAGGTACCATACAAATTAGCCAAAAACTCCCGACGAAACTTAAGAACGCTGTAATTGCCCCAACGGTCTTGACTAGCAGAATCTATATCGGCACATGCGTCCACAAAAGCCTGGAATGACCGCTTTATGTCCTTGAGAATAACGAATTCTAGGACTTGCATTAATAAAGTGCCGAAACATACAGCAAGGTAACGTAAACTGTCATCCTTCCCAGGGCGTTGATTTGTAAAGTACAGCAAAAATTGTTTAATAGGGTCCCGGGACCAGCTACATGTGAGGTCCAATGGGAATGTATTGGTGCCTACACCAGGCTTATTAGGTACTCCATGTCCATCCTTATACTCAAATCCCAAAGTATCAGATACCTGACGAACCTGGTCGTCCGTAAATGACTGGAGCAAAATGTCCAGCAGACCCACTTTGCTACCATCAGATATACTTGTTATGTCCGGAACAGCAAGTTCCTCGACATCCAAGTCAAAGTAGTTCTTATCCAAGGAGTTAACGGGTCCATTTACAGCAACGCCACGGCCagtaatgtatatattgcgCACAAGGTGCTGAAGCAATGATGGACTGACAGTCAACTGATTCCTACGACATGTAGACGTAGCCAATAAATAGTGGTAAAGCATCCAAAACCTAGGGTCAACTTCAATCCCAGATTCAACATGACGCCAATTCTGAATGCCATACAGACAACGCTGACCACCAAAAACCACAAGGGCATATTCACTAACCACATGACTGTCATAAATCAATGTTAAGTCAATGCCCAAAATCTTGCCTAGATGGTCAAGCTTATCAGGATGCAGCTTTAACCAAGCAGAAAACTGATTTATGAAGAGTGACCTGTCCAAAACATGTTCCTTGGATTGCTTAGTGTAGAATAAAATATTGCAAGAAGGTTGATCCCTAGTGCTCCGATCAATACCCTGACACTTTGCACATGATAGAGTAGCACCCTGAGGGTCTGTAATGCCCAAATCTTCATAATAACTACGACCTTGCGATTCACTTTTGGTGTACGTGTTGGTCAATTTACTGTTGGCGGTGTATACTACATGAGGACTAGGGTTGTACCTGGCAAGAATGGGAGATGGAACCCAATTGGCATAAAAGGGATGACGCCATGCAGCTGGAGGAAGCTTATCTAAAAGGTCATCAGTATCAGAGTCGCGATCGGACATTACACTATCTGGAATGTACTCCAAAACGTAGTTGCATAACGATTTGCAAATTGGACAGTAAAATTCGTCCTTTTGCTTCTGAACGCCAGATGGAATGTCACGTAAATCCCTAGTGCTGTTGTTGTGCTCACGAATGCAATGCATATGGACAACATGGCCACAACAACTGATCATGGACGACTGCAATGGAACGACTACCCGAGAATAAACGGAATGCGTTCCTAGTGACGTCACACAACGACGTAATATGCTATTGGAAGATATGAAACACATGAAGCCAAAAGACTTGCCATTGACCATGCCCTGCTTACATAATATGCAACTCTCAATATCAGCAGTAGTATCCTCATCTACCAGTGACTCCTCAGAATCCACAGGAAGCTTCTTCTGCTGAGACATTATAAATGACATGTAACGCCTCTGTAACTGCTTTACAGCCTGCTTGCGACACTTGGTAGGAACACTAGACTCAGATTTCAAGTCTATCTCAAATTTCTCACGCATCCGGGATATTACATAACGTAACATGCCAGACATTACACGGTCGTCACTAACACGAGTATGTACTGACTCCAAAAGATCAACAAGCACAGTTGCATCAGAAGGACTTACAAAGTCCTTGGAATCCATAACCAATAATATAGTTTTCAACGCAAACATAAGACCACGGTTCCATTTATCTAATGAAGTCTCCGACCAATTAACCGCCCCAAAGTAGCGAAGAGGCTTAGAAATGATATTTTCACGGTCTACCGAATCAGTTAATACACTGGAACTATCTCCAGGTGACGGCAATTTTTCACGACCTGAAAGGCACCAAATCAATTCTAAAGCAATATTAAAACAGTTGGAGACACCAAGAGATAACATGATGGAATCCTGATTGTCATAAAACTCAGGTTGCATCAACCCATCCGAACGACGAGAACCTAGAAAACCAACCGAACCGCGACACTGCTCAGCGGGAATCACATAGTCATAACTAGTGTCATACGGCCTCCAACTAATGTCTATCATGCGATATACTTCAGCAGTAGGACGTAAATAAGCCTTACCAGCAACCTCAGAGTAGTTGCTAGTGGAGACGGCCTCTACAGCACGTACAATGTGAGGGTGGTGACGCCAATAAGTGTCCACGGATGAAGCTACCTCCTTAAATACAACCTTGCCCGTGCCCAAAGAAGTTACAATGTCCATTAACAACATGGGATAGCCACGACGAAGGTATTCAGCATTCATGCTATCACGAGGAACACATAACTTCTCAAGATGCTTCACGTCATGGATTAATACCTGAAGTATGTGCACGAAAACCTGACATGTAAACATAGCATCGCCAGGGACGTGGCCCTCCTTGGGTTCAAAAACCTCAGTATATACCACACCTAAGGGGTCGATATTAGTCAATCCAGCAGAACGACGAAGGCCTAATACTGAAATGGCAATCTGCAAAGCAGCAATATCCAACTGTACCAAAACAACCTGACGATAATGCTCATTCTGCTCATGCATAGACTCCCCGTTGTATACCCAGTAGTTTTGCTTCACCTCTTGAGAAAAACGTAACGTGGAAATAGCAGTGCGAATTATGTACAGGAGCACAGCGTCACTGAAGCTAGTGACCACTGGGTCAGAAGATAAAGTAGCAGGATCGACCGCAGATACATACAAACGACGTATGTAGTTGAAGTCAACAACAGAAGCGAAAAAACGAACAAATGGAATGTGAAAAGTACGACAAAGCCTATCACGCGAGGATTGCCAAGCAGAAATACGACCTAAAATGTAAGAATCCAATTGACGATAGAACTCTGCACTGGTTATAGAGTCACGCTTACAGTACTCAGTAAAATGACGAAGAGCACTGTGAAGAGTATGCTCACTAGTAAATGCAATACCATAGCCGGAATTCTCATAAGATACATGCTCCGCAGTGTGCAATTCCATCGTGTTCATCAAATGCATATGGTCCAATAAACGAAACAAGGCGCCAGAGAGAGCAGATGATTGGAATACCTGCTTAACAACACCCTCATGAGCCATGAGGTATGATAAGTCACTCAAAACTACCAAATAGAGCCTGCTATAATATGGAAAACCAACTCAATGACGTACCCAAATAAACCA
This window harbors:
- a CDS encoding Ribosome recycling factor family protein produces the protein MGSIMILRSLLGRLQVSRGIFRVLSGPTLLHRCQVLSFASKSKKAPKGKGVARIQEDCPDEDVELFDIDEYLSQIAEIERDALAAISSLKPCGLVLDELESMDISGKPLGDLAHIVVKSPIVAHVHVFDTKLKSRVVRELTLARESWSLHSDEGDLIVIRCPSPTSSQVINQIKHDANAVIDAHQRLLQRVLSKATSKIKQVNIGNNWHRKQTEQLESAAKRMRESMKSALKDLSSQC
- a CDS encoding Zinc finger in N-recognin (UBR box) family protein is translated as MAEVSGTKRQRGSYSIESLDIRALDIYSFSTLDYDVVSREIYAYLYPNCCPRSVNRLMSLYTGTTGHCTAKWMEETVAFKCYDCEADSTCAICLECFFRSNHDGHRFRLTRTTGGCCDCGDPGSWAVGGSCSSHRWSLDIEDEKQLLVVFNTDFLIRLRDTFRQMIDYISDYVTTYEIALEPLARLLMLFLDELLKVTPAFRYVFYEEMPKSTLKLWMGRHQVLDPEIRKSYNSFYLTMLTSMAFKSLFSSVYIELYPEIVQPYKGPDEWHLNHLSVQLFTYPYIATSAVSTGFIELCISSLTDHHARDARLGTLQFPRYESGLFGLYLVVLSDLSYLMAHEGVVKQVFQSSALSGALFRLLDHMHLMNTMELHTAEHVSYENSGYGIAFTSEHTLHSALRHFTEYCKRDSITSAEFYRQLDSYILGRISAWQSSRDRLCRTFHIPFVRFFASVVDFNYIRRLYVSAVDPATLSSDPVVTSFSDAVLLYIIRTAISTLRFSQEVKQNYWVYNGESMHEQNEHYRQVVLVQLDIAALQIAISVLGLRRSAGLTNIDPLGVVYTEVFEPKEGHVPGDAMFTCQVFVHILQVLIHDVKHLEKLCVPRDSMNAEYLRRGYPMLLMDIVTSLGTGKVVFKEVASSVDTYWRHHPHIVRAVEAVSTSNYSEVAGKAYLRPTAEVYRMIDISWRPYDTSYDYVIPAEQCRGSVGFLGSRRSDGLMQPEFYDNQDSIMLSLGVSNCFNIALELIWCLSGREKLPSPGDSSSVLTDSVDRENIISKPLRYFGAVNWSETSLDKWNRGLMFALKTILLVMDSKDFVSPSDATVLVDLLESVHTRVSDDRVMSGMLRYVISRMREKFEIDLKSESSVPTKCRKQAVKQLQRRYMSFIMSQQKKLPVDSEESLVDEDTTADIESCILCKQGMVNGKSFGFMCFISSNSILRRCVTSLGTHSVYSRVVVPLQSSMISCCGHVVHMHCIREHNNSTRDLRDIPSGVQKQKDEFYCPICKSLCNYVLEYIPDSVMSDRDSDTDDLLDKLPPAAWRHPFYANWVPSPILARYNPSPHVVYTANSKLTNTYTKSESQGRSYYEDLGITDPQGATLSCAKCQGIDRSTRDQPSCNILFYTKQSKEHVLDRSLFINQFSAWLKLHPDKLDHLGKILGIDLTLIYDSHVVSEYALVVFGGQRCLYGIQNWRHVESGIEVDPRFWMLYHYLLATSTCRRNQLTVSPSLLQHLVRNIYITGRGVAVNGPVNSLDKNYFDLDVEELAVPDITSISDGSKVGLLDILLQSFTDDQVRQVSDTLGFEYKDGHGVPNKPGVGTNTFPLDLTCSWSRDPIKQFLLYFTNQRPGKDDSLRYLAVCFGTLLMQVLEFVILKDIKRSFQAFVDACADIDSASQDRWGNYSVLKFRREFLANLYGTYLLEYMDIAEFPVDLLSRVQWLGFSDHETEFRLYNMGKVTPDIVTTGIQDIYRGEFEDTSPSPGSLELNLALGMQHFHHEVVSSFTHPLPDRPDGSMSQQVRGYIHDIVKTLVAFRRVYYIIDNGVEDDEFDSILKMLSSDVYEDCVIKTDVIEDELTSKIVFAKGCSPIVRECSSSTSEPERRYIGVDFLRRMNEEGYRGHWNVAFFEVLRHLVPYERHLLDFTDSDLSSCFLQLVSSGSVLDFARQVANCVYDSVRVRGYLHRDFKPDIDSFLDELFPRVNLLLDIGFWTVFNVWDIDEEVRTKVSYAHLHSGKARYDLLSECTSLNTYCDLVVDECIRMVGEDTRSKLAMIRATGHETCAPLVAGYNYVDFHRNLSPDAWSLIERTSLRSCANCGLPPAIPLVCLLCGSTICYLSQCCQRSRQPGILGPLKHIGGRSTKFHPGLLSSIYLREFEAHTRVCGGGQCIFIAPYYCFLLLVDKGRKCMVPSLYSDRYGNKDLHLNVFGPVLLSQTRLTHLINAYSQGRIGHEIINRQKVTSHH